From the Companilactobacillus ginsenosidimutans genome, the window TATGAAAGTCACCAATACTGCTAATTTGAAGACATTCAAACAAGTTATAAGTTACGTCGCTGGAAAACCTATTGAATCAGCCAAACAAAGCAAATCAAAAGTTATTGTTCAGTCTATCATTGGCGCTATTATCGGACTCGGAATTGGCGCAGTATTAGTTTGGTTAATCTTCCACTTTGTTTTACACGTTCTTTAATTTTTGAAAAGAGGTAAAACTCATGGCTGGATTAGAGGACAAAGATTATTTATTACGGCAATATAGCCAAATGGCGAAAGCTCTTGCCAGCATGTTAGGAAAAGATGGAGCACAACAATTAGTTCATTTTGAAATTACACAATCAGAAACCAAAAAATCACCTGCCAAAAACGGCAAGTGATTTTTTTAGTTTTCATCGTTGTCTTCATCAATCAATTGATTGATTAATTCGTCATTATGTTTACCTTGATTTAGTTCTGTTAATTCTCCAGTGGAGCTATAAACAGTCCATTCAGCAAGATTCACAATGTGGTCGCCAATTCGTTCGAGCATTCGATCAACCATCAAATAACTAGATCCAGTGTTAGCGTGTAAAACATCACTTTGCATAGCATTAGTTATTAAAGTTCTGGTTGTAATATACTGCTTATCGACTTTTAAGTCTTCCTTAGCAACATCTCTGGCAGCTTCTTGATCATTTCTAACGTAAGAGTCCAAAGCTTGTTCTAACATGGTTCGAATTTTTGCAGTGATATCCGCAATTCGTTTTTCAACAATCGGTAATCGACCATTTTTGTCCACACGAATTGTCTCTTGGGCGATACTAACAGCATGATCACCAATTCGTTCCAAGTCTGAACTAGCTTTTAAAATAACCATGATAACTCGTAGATCCGTTGCCACTGGTTGTTGCAAAGCAATAAAATCAAAAGCTTCTTTTTCGAGACTGACTTCCTCTCTATTAGTGTTTTGGTCATTTTCAATTACTTCCTTAGCCAATTTTTTATCATGGGTCGTAAACGCCTTGGTAGCTTGATAAATTTGTTCGCTGGTATTAATTCCCATTTGCATGAATTGATCATGTAACTGAGCCAATTCACTTGATAATAGCTTACGCATTTATTGTCCTCCGGTTCTGGATCCATCATTTTTTGGCCTAACCAAAATCACCAGATAAATAATCAGAAGTGGCTGGCATTGATGGATCGTTAAATAATTTTGTTGTCTTATCGTATTCTACAACGTGACCTAAGTGGAAAAACGCAGTGTAATCACTGATACGAGTGGCTTGTGCCATACTGTGAGTAACAATGATAATTGTATATTTCTTCTTAAGTGCCTTAACAGTTTCTTCAATCTTCAGTGTAGAAATAGGATCTAAGGCACTGGCCGGTTCATCAAGTAAAAGAATTTCTGGTCGCATAGCAATTGAACGAGCAATACATAAACGTTGTTGCTGTCCACCCGAAAGGGCCAAAGCACTCTTACTTAATTCATCTTTTACTTCATCCCACAAAGCTGCTTCTTTCAAACTACTTTCAAGTCGTTCTTCCAAAACATTCTTATCGTGGATTCCGTTACTTTGTAAGCCAAACAAGATATTTTCTTTAATAGATTTAGCAAATGGATTTGGCATTTGAAATACCATTCCAATTTGCTTTCTTACTTCGTACACATTAACTTTTTTAGCATTGATGTCAGTATCTTTGTACATAATTTTTCCATCAACACGGGCCAATTTGTCATTCATACGATTTAGACATCTAAGATATGTAGATTTACCTGATCCAGATGCCCCAATCAATGAAGTAACTTGATTTTTTGCAAACTGAAGATTTGCGTCAAAGATGGCATGGCTATTACCATAGTAAACTTGTAGATTTTCTGATGAGATTTCAATTTCATCGCTAACCTTCGCAATGGAATTTTCTTCAAGATTGTATGTTTTCATAATATGCCTACCTCGTCGCTGTCATCTTCTTGTATAGCCAATTTCCAATGAATCTGGCCCCTAAATTGAATGCTAAAATTACGATAATTAATACGGCAGATGATGCACTTGAGATTAAGTGCGCATCTGGTGTAACACTCTCGGTGTTCAGTTTCCAAATGTGAACAGCCAATGTTTCAGCTGGACGCATCGGATTCAAAAAGCTTGATGGATCAAATAAATTCCAGTTTCCATAATCTACAGTTGGCGCACTTTGACCAGCAGTATAAATTAAAGCTGCGGCTTCACCAAAGACACGTCCAGCACTTAAGATAACACCAGTCAAAATACCAGGTAATCCAACTGGTAAGATAATCTTAGTGATAGTTCTCCAATCAGAAAGTCCAAGAGACATCCCTGCTTGTTTTTGTAAATTTGAAACACTGTTAAGAGATTCTTCGATACTTCTTGTCAAAAGTGGCAAGTTGAAAAATGTTAATGCAATGGCACCAGATAAAATTGAGAAACTTAGTTTTAATTGAATAACTAAGAACAAGTAACCGAATAAACCAACAACAACTGAAGGTAGCGAACTTAAAACTTCGATTGTTGTTCTAATCAAACTAGTAAACCAGTCGTCTGGAGCATACTCAGCTAAATAAATACCTGATCCCAATGCAATTGGGAACGAAATTAATAAGGTTAAAACCAGTAGATAAAGTGAGTTAAAAAGTTGATCACGGATACCACCACCTGAGCTAAAAGCCTGAGCAGATGATGTTAGGAAATGCCAAGAAATGTTTGGAACACCATTCCATAGAATATATCCAATAAGAAACAACAGAATTAAAACAACGATACCTACTAATCCGTAGATGACACCTGTTGCGATATTATTTGTACGTTTAGGATTCATTTTTTAATACTGCCTTTCTTACCAATAAATCTAACTAATAAGTTGAAGAATAGTGACATGAATAAGAGAATCAATGCTAATGACCAAAGTGCGTTATTTGGCAATGTTCCCATTACTGTATTTCCAACATCTGTGGTTAATTTACTAGTCAAAGTTGATGCGGGTGATACTAGGTTTTTCGGCATCAAGATTGCATTACCGATAACCATTTGAACAGCTAAAGCTTCACCAAAAGCACGTGCCATACCAAAAATTACGGCCGTCAAGATACCTGGTGCAGCAGTTCTTAAAATAACTTTGTAAATTGTTTGCCAGCGGTTGGCTCCAAGTGCCAATGAAGCTTGACGATAACTCATTGGTACAGCTTTTAAGCTATCAACTGATAATGATGTAATAGTTGGTAAAACCATAACGAAAAGTACGATTGTACCAGCTAAAATACCGAAACCTGTTCCACCAAACATATGTCTAATGATTGGTACAACAACAGATAAACCAATAAAACCATAAACAACCGATGGAATACCTACTAGTAACTCAATAACCGGTTGTAAATATTTTGTTCCCTTTTTTCCAGCAATTTCGGACATAAAGATGGCCATTCCTAAAGCAAAAGGAGTTGCAATGATTGCTGATAAAACTGTAACTGCAAACGAAGTTACAATCATTGGCAAAGCGCCAACTTCTGGATTTCCATGTGCATCAACTGCGCCAGGATTCCAATTAGAACCTGTCAAAAATCCCCATAAATTAACATGATTTTGCGTAAAAGTTGCTATACCACGTGAAGTAATAAAATACAAAATACAAACTACTAATGCGATGATCATACCTATACATACGTAGCAAATAGCTCGACCGAAATGGTCTTCACGGGTTGCTTTTGACTTAGATAGCAACCTGTTTTGAATCTCTTTCATTCGAATCCTCCAAATTTTTATACAAAAAAAAACTTCGACCAACTAGTTTGACAAAATCTCCCCACTAATTTGGTCAAAGTTTTAATTATACAAAGTGTTGTTATTACTTATCAGTAATGGCACCCTTTGCATCTTTTTGAACTTTCATATTGTGAATACTGATGTAACCCATTTTCTTAACTAATGTATCTTGAACATCTTTAGAATCCATGTATTTCAAGAAATCAGCAGTAGCTGCGTTAGCTTTGCCCTTTGTGTACATGTGTTCATATGACCAGATCTTCCATTTGTTTGATTCAACGTTCTCATCAGTTGCTTTAACCTTGTCAATTGACAATGGTTTGATTGAATCATTTAGATATGAAAATGCTAAGTAACTAATTGCTCCTGGTGTTGATGAAACAATCTTTTGAACTGTACCATTTGAATCTTGTTCTTGTGACTTAACTGCCTTGTCACCCTTCAATACTGCATCTTCGAATGTTGCACGAGTACCTGAACCTTCAGCACGGTTGATAACAGTAATCTTTTCGTCTTTACCGCCAACTTCTTTCCAGTTAGTAATCTTACCTGTGAAGATGTCTTTCAATTGAGCCATTGATACGTTATCAACACCAGCATCTTTGTTAACAACTGGAGCCATACCAACAACAGCAACCTTGTG encodes:
- a CDS encoding phosphate ABC transporter substrate-binding protein PstS family protein, encoding MKKRHIFSTLLMLGAVGAVLAGCGSNNATSTKTNGSSSASDHTGKITAVGSTALQPLVEKAAGQFQNDNKKITITVQGGGSGTGLSQVQDGAVQLGNSDIFAESKQGIDASKLVDHKVAVVGMAPVVNKDAGVDNVSMAQLKDIFTGKITNWKEVGGKDEKITVINRAEGSGTRATFEDAVLKGDKAVKSQEQDSNGTVQKIVSSTPGAISYLAFSYLNDSIKPLSIDKVKATDENVESNKWKIWSYEHMYTKGKANAATADFLKYMDSKDVQDTLVKKMGYISIHNMKVQKDAKGAITDK
- the phoU gene encoding phosphate signaling complex protein PhoU, whose protein sequence is MRKLLSSELAQLHDQFMQMGINTSEQIYQATKAFTTHDKKLAKEVIENDQNTNREEVSLEKEAFDFIALQQPVATDLRVIMVILKASSDLERIGDHAVSIAQETIRVDKNGRLPIVEKRIADITAKIRTMLEQALDSYVRNDQEAARDVAKEDLKVDKQYITTRTLITNAMQSDVLHANTGSSYLMVDRMLERIGDHIVNLAEWTVYSSTGELTELNQGKHNDELINQLIDEDNDEN
- the pstC gene encoding phosphate ABC transporter permease subunit PstC, whose amino-acid sequence is MKEIQNRLLSKSKATREDHFGRAICYVCIGMIIALVVCILYFITSRGIATFTQNHVNLWGFLTGSNWNPGAVDAHGNPEVGALPMIVTSFAVTVLSAIIATPFALGMAIFMSEIAGKKGTKYLQPVIELLVGIPSVVYGFIGLSVVVPIIRHMFGGTGFGILAGTIVLFVMVLPTITSLSVDSLKAVPMSYRQASLALGANRWQTIYKVILRTAAPGILTAVIFGMARAFGEALAVQMVIGNAILMPKNLVSPASTLTSKLTTDVGNTVMGTLPNNALWSLALILLFMSLFFNLLVRFIGKKGSIKK
- the pstB gene encoding phosphate ABC transporter ATP-binding protein PstB, giving the protein MKTYNLEENSIAKVSDEIEISSENLQVYYGNSHAIFDANLQFAKNQVTSLIGASGSGKSTYLRCLNRMNDKLARVDGKIMYKDTDINAKKVNVYEVRKQIGMVFQMPNPFAKSIKENILFGLQSNGIHDKNVLEERLESSLKEAALWDEVKDELSKSALALSGGQQQRLCIARSIAMRPEILLLDEPASALDPISTLKIEETVKALKKKYTIIIVTHSMAQATRISDYTAFFHLGHVVEYDKTTKLFNDPSMPATSDYLSGDFG
- the pstA gene encoding phosphate ABC transporter permease PstA, which produces MNPKRTNNIATGVIYGLVGIVVLILLFLIGYILWNGVPNISWHFLTSSAQAFSSGGGIRDQLFNSLYLLVLTLLISFPIALGSGIYLAEYAPDDWFTSLIRTTIEVLSSLPSVVVGLFGYLFLVIQLKLSFSILSGAIALTFFNLPLLTRSIEESLNSVSNLQKQAGMSLGLSDWRTITKIILPVGLPGILTGVILSAGRVFGEAAALIYTAGQSAPTVDYGNWNLFDPSSFLNPMRPAETLAVHIWKLNTESVTPDAHLISSASSAVLIIVILAFNLGARFIGNWLYKKMTATR